One genomic window of Halolamina sediminis includes the following:
- a CDS encoding NAD-dependent epimerase/dehydratase family protein, with product MRLLVTGGCGYIGSALLPQLLAESQDTVESVTILDNLSAGSPRNLTGTGLGVSDRLDFQRGDVREYGDVENAMRNVDTVIHLAAITGADSTHDRREETFAVNYDGTENVVRAAGKLGVDNIVFASSCNLYGRASTTEIDETTDPDPLNPYAEAKHDAETRVLEATEEYDFDTTALRMSTNYGYSPGVRFNLVVNHFVFCALTDRPLTVYGDGKNWRPFIHVTDAARAYKHAALNPDAWPQDVYNVGADDQNYRVKEIAEVVQDEVNNDLEITYLRDEHPGPSYHVNFDRLNETGFELEHSLRAGVRELADQFTTPSKITNS from the coding sequence ATGCGTCTCCTAGTGACTGGCGGTTGTGGGTATATCGGCAGTGCGCTACTCCCACAACTACTTGCGGAGAGCCAAGACACGGTCGAGTCCGTGACGATCCTCGACAACCTCTCTGCGGGCAGCCCGCGAAACCTCACGGGCACAGGTCTTGGTGTCAGTGATCGGCTCGATTTTCAGCGTGGTGACGTTCGCGAGTACGGTGACGTCGAGAACGCGATGCGGAACGTCGACACGGTCATCCACCTCGCTGCGATCACGGGTGCCGACAGTACACACGACCGGCGTGAGGAGACGTTCGCCGTCAACTACGATGGCACCGAAAACGTCGTTCGTGCTGCCGGAAAACTCGGCGTCGACAACATCGTCTTCGCCTCGTCGTGTAACCTCTACGGGCGTGCATCGACCACCGAAATCGATGAGACCACCGATCCCGACCCGTTGAACCCGTACGCGGAAGCGAAACACGATGCCGAAACGCGGGTCCTTGAAGCAACCGAGGAGTACGACTTCGACACGACCGCTCTTCGCATGAGTACGAACTACGGCTACTCACCCGGTGTTCGTTTCAACCTCGTCGTCAACCACTTCGTGTTCTGCGCACTTACGGATCGGCCGCTTACCGTCTACGGGGACGGCAAGAACTGGCGACCGTTCATCCACGTCACGGACGCGGCACGGGCATACAAGCACGCCGCCCTCAACCCGGATGCCTGGCCACAGGACGTGTACAACGTTGGCGCCGACGATCAGAACTACCGTGTGAAAGAAATCGCCGAAGTCGTGCAAGATGAGGTCAACAACGACCTCGAAATCACATATCTTCGGGACGAACACCCCGGCCCCTCCTACCACGTGAACTTCGATCGGCTCAACGAGACAGGGTTCGAACTCGAACACTCACTTCGGGCCGGCGTCCGAGAGCTTGCTGATCAGTTCACCACCCCATCGAAAATCACCAATTCATGA
- a CDS encoding NAD-dependent epimerase/dehydratase family protein: MTSFDTDTDQVPRIAITGAAGYIGSRVVKLLTDRHPEWEYVALDNFYLGEIRSIGEVDVEHVDIRNRSELETALDGPDVVLHLAAISGVDDCEQNQDLAYEVNVTGTNNVAWFCRKTGAALVFPFSMAVLGDPERFPITVDDPRDPFNWYGRTKLLGERAIEGLAEDAFPAHLYLKSNLYGEHEIDGQEVSKGTVINYFVGRAINGDPLTVYKPGTQSRNYVHVDDVARAYVRSTEQLLEELDNGETGVKKFEIASDEDPSVQAVAELVQAITAEEREEHVPVELVDNPRGDDETLVSEFPVDTSQAESELGWEPKHTVEETIRALIQDSTSDE, from the coding sequence ATGACCTCGTTCGACACCGACACTGACCAAGTGCCACGAATCGCGATTACGGGCGCCGCCGGCTACATTGGGAGTCGCGTCGTCAAACTGCTCACAGACCGTCACCCGGAATGGGAGTACGTTGCTCTCGACAATTTCTATCTGGGGGAGATCCGCAGCATCGGCGAAGTCGACGTCGAACATGTCGATATCCGGAACCGCAGCGAACTAGAGACCGCACTCGATGGCCCTGACGTCGTTCTCCACCTCGCTGCGATCAGCGGCGTCGACGACTGCGAGCAAAACCAGGACCTCGCTTACGAGGTCAACGTCACTGGCACGAACAACGTCGCGTGGTTCTGTCGAAAGACCGGCGCCGCGCTCGTGTTCCCCTTCAGTATGGCCGTCCTCGGGGATCCAGAGCGCTTCCCGATCACGGTCGACGATCCACGAGACCCGTTCAACTGGTACGGCCGAACGAAACTGCTCGGAGAACGCGCTATCGAAGGGCTCGCCGAGGACGCGTTCCCCGCTCATCTCTATCTCAAGTCGAACCTTTACGGGGAACACGAAATCGACGGCCAAGAAGTCTCGAAGGGCACCGTAATCAACTATTTCGTCGGTAGGGCGATCAATGGGGACCCACTCACGGTCTACAAGCCGGGGACGCAGTCACGAAACTACGTCCACGTCGACGATGTCGCACGGGCCTACGTCCGTAGTACCGAACAGCTCCTTGAAGAACTCGATAACGGTGAAACGGGAGTCAAGAAGTTTGAGATCGCGTCCGATGAAGATCCCAGCGTTCAGGCCGTTGCTGAACTTGTCCAAGCCATCACCGCCGAGGAGCGGGAGGAACACGTTCCCGTCGAACTCGTCGATAATCCGCGTGGCGACGATGAGACGCTTGTGTCAGAATTCCCTGTCGACACGTCTCAGGCAGAGTCCGAGCTCGGATGGGAGCCAAAGCACACCGTTGAGGAAACTATTCGGGCACTCATTCAAGACAGTACTTCCGACGAATAA
- a CDS encoding DUF4330 domain-containing protein, whose protein sequence is MELLDDDGNLFGVVNVVDALVVLLVLAVVAAGAAFVLQPGPEEPDVGTTHVTLDLGTQPDYLVSAINEGDTHNAGGESRLTITDVYLTPQGDQTQVIVRAQLRGLASGESIDYADAPPRLGRALDIATSTYQVSGRIRAVGGNDSLTTEQTTVVLSDTMSAANADEVTQGDQIRLAGRTVATVEDVAAYATNNPTQRRVIVEANLTTHHQLGERRFGGAPVQRGQTVTLPADEYTFNGRIDRVGTGLERGSADVLIEDVVDVETAERIREGDVSSVAGYETATVESVTTYATRNPDRKRVAVGLSLSTLTHGERERFGGTPIQRGNAITADFGNYELGGAIERLDALEPRGTVTERTVTLQMYEVRDVMADAILPGMAERSGGEAIAEITGVETEPSLIVTTGDDGSVNVVDHPYNRKVTITADLRVRQTTSGLTFKGESIRQGSEVVIDLGTITVRATVVSVGG, encoded by the coding sequence ATGGAACTCCTTGACGACGACGGCAACCTCTTCGGCGTCGTCAACGTCGTCGACGCCCTTGTCGTCCTGCTCGTGCTCGCCGTCGTCGCCGCGGGCGCGGCGTTCGTCCTCCAACCCGGCCCCGAAGAACCGGACGTCGGCACGACCCACGTCACCCTCGACCTCGGCACGCAGCCGGACTACCTCGTCTCGGCCATCAACGAGGGCGACACCCACAACGCTGGCGGGGAGAGTCGGCTCACGATCACCGACGTCTACCTCACCCCGCAGGGCGACCAGACACAAGTCATCGTCCGCGCGCAACTCCGCGGCCTCGCAAGCGGCGAGAGCATCGACTACGCGGACGCGCCCCCGCGCCTCGGGCGCGCGCTCGACATCGCCACGAGCACCTACCAGGTCAGCGGCCGCATCCGCGCGGTCGGCGGGAACGACTCCCTCACGACCGAACAGACGACCGTGGTCCTCAGCGACACCATGTCGGCCGCCAACGCCGACGAGGTGACCCAGGGCGACCAGATCCGGCTCGCCGGCCGCACCGTCGCCACCGTGGAGGACGTCGCCGCCTACGCGACCAACAATCCGACCCAGCGGCGCGTGATCGTCGAGGCGAACCTCACCACCCATCACCAGCTCGGCGAACGCCGCTTCGGCGGGGCGCCGGTCCAACGCGGGCAGACGGTCACCCTCCCGGCTGACGAGTACACGTTCAACGGCCGGATCGACCGCGTCGGCACTGGTCTCGAACGCGGCAGCGCCGACGTGCTGATCGAGGATGTCGTCGACGTGGAGACCGCCGAGCGCATCCGCGAGGGTGACGTGTCCTCCGTCGCCGGCTACGAGACGGCGACAGTCGAGTCAGTCACCACCTACGCCACGCGGAACCCCGACCGGAAACGCGTCGCCGTCGGCCTCTCGCTGTCGACGCTGACCCACGGCGAGCGCGAGCGGTTCGGCGGCACGCCCATCCAGCGCGGCAACGCGATCACCGCCGACTTCGGGAACTACGAACTCGGCGGGGCGATCGAACGCCTCGACGCGCTCGAACCGCGCGGCACCGTCACCGAACGCACGGTCACGCTCCAGATGTACGAGGTGCGCGACGTGATGGCCGACGCCATCCTGCCGGGCATGGCCGAGCGCTCGGGCGGGGAGGCGATCGCCGAGATCACCGGCGTGGAGACTGAACCCTCGCTCATCGTCACCACCGGGGACGACGGGAGCGTCAACGTCGTCGACCACCCGTACAACCGAAAAGTGACGATCACGGCCGACCTCCGCGTCCGCCAGACGACGTCCGGGCTCACGTTCAAGGGCGAGTCGATCCGACAGGGCTCGGAAGTCGTCATCGACCTCGGAACGATCACCGTCCGGGCGACGGTCGTCAGCGTCGGCGGCTAA
- a CDS encoding NAD-dependent epimerase/dehydratase family protein, with product MTILITGADGYIGWPTSLRIAKQTDDRVLLVDNFARREWVDEIGSKSATPVQPIEARLDAAEETHGLTNLSFVEGDLTNKDFVDELLAVHEPDTVVHTAAQPSAPYSQINGERANYTQHNNLQATRNLLWGLEEHDLTDTHFIETTTTGVYGAPEFPIPEGGATMENQGERDDVPFPAMAGSWYHLTKSHDAANMRLAHQQFDIPVSDVRTAIVYGTQTEETRADDRLNTRFDFDYYFGTVAHRFAAQAVAGYPVTVYGKGEQRKPFISLEDAVEGLAQLALDDPEDRPGDHVVYNQVTRAISIVEIANTIADVGDDYGLDVAVEHFENPRDEDETHKMEIENDRYASLIDGQSQTFEDGIQDVFATLTDHADVIEAHEDRFLPGVLEDRLEEEEDDAAPSAQ from the coding sequence ATGACGATCCTCATAACCGGCGCCGACGGCTACATCGGCTGGCCCACGTCGCTCCGAATCGCCAAACAAACTGACGACCGCGTGCTCCTCGTCGACAACTTCGCACGCCGCGAATGGGTCGACGAGATCGGCTCCAAATCCGCAACCCCCGTCCAGCCGATCGAGGCGCGCCTCGACGCCGCCGAAGAGACGCACGGCCTCACGAACCTCTCGTTCGTGGAGGGCGACCTCACAAACAAGGACTTCGTCGACGAACTCCTCGCCGTCCACGAACCAGACACGGTCGTCCACACGGCCGCCCAACCCTCGGCGCCGTACTCTCAGATCAACGGCGAGCGCGCGAACTACACCCAGCACAACAACCTCCAGGCGACGCGTAACCTCCTCTGGGGGCTCGAGGAACACGACCTTACGGACACCCACTTCATCGAGACCACCACCACGGGGGTCTACGGCGCGCCCGAGTTTCCCATCCCCGAGGGCGGCGCCACTATGGAGAACCAAGGCGAACGTGACGACGTTCCCTTCCCCGCGATGGCGGGGTCGTGGTACCACCTCACCAAGAGCCACGACGCGGCGAATATGCGCCTCGCCCACCAGCAGTTCGACATCCCCGTCAGCGACGTCCGCACCGCCATCGTCTACGGCACGCAGACGGAGGAGACGCGCGCCGACGACCGCCTGAACACGCGGTTCGACTTCGACTACTACTTCGGTACCGTCGCCCACCGATTCGCTGCTCAAGCCGTCGCCGGCTACCCCGTCACCGTCTACGGCAAGGGCGAACAGCGCAAACCGTTCATCAGTCTCGAAGACGCCGTCGAAGGGCTCGCCCAGCTCGCACTCGACGATCCCGAAGACCGGCCGGGCGACCACGTCGTCTACAACCAGGTCACGCGCGCGATCAGTATCGTCGAGATCGCGAACACGATCGCCGACGTCGGCGACGACTACGGTCTCGACGTTGCCGTCGAACACTTCGAGAACCCCCGCGACGAGGACGAAACCCACAAGATGGAGATCGAGAACGACCGCTACGCCAGCCTCATCGACGGCCAGTCTCAAACCTTCGAGGATGGCATCCAGGACGTCTTCGCGACGCTGACAGATCACGCCGACGTCATCGAAGCCCACGAGGATCGCTTCCTCCCGGGCGTCCTCGAAGATCGTCTCGAAGAGGAGGAGGACGACGCCGCTCCTTCCGCTCAGTAA
- the glmS gene encoding glutamine--fructose-6-phosphate transaminase (isomerizing), which translates to MCGIIGAVGRGDATLDTLLAGLSNLEYRGYDSAGVAVSGGELSVAKRSGELEALETALEGESLPGTVGIGHTRWSTHGAPTDENAHPHTDCTDTVAVVHNGIIENYQSIKAELTASGHTFRSETDTEVVPHLIETYRADGASFETAFRQAVSRLEGSYAIAAVIEGSDTVYAARNDSPLVLGVADDATYLGSDVPAFLEFTDRVVYLEDGEVAELSPDGWSVTTLDGEPVEKDVRTVDWESEETGKSGYDHYMLKEIHEQPRALRQCLQERVDELSGTVDLGDDIATAVRSAESIQLVACGTSYHAALYAAELFRSQGVPAQAFIASEYVTSAPPHDEDTLVVGITQSGETADTLSALRDAQRRGVDTLAVTNVVGSTAARECDGVLYIRSGPEIGVAATKTFSAQVVAANMVAAVMGNGGTSHEFVSALRDLPGQVQTVLDETNAEAVAERFVDSDAYFFIGRGYDYPVAMEGALKMKEISYKHAEGFPAGELKHGPLALVTGNTPVFAVVTGETGSEKTVGNVKEVEARNAPVVAVTDGRTDVERYADEVLEVPETDPRLAPVLANVQLQLVSYHVAKKLGRNIDKPRNLAKSVTVE; encoded by the coding sequence ATGTGCGGGATCATCGGCGCCGTCGGTCGCGGGGACGCGACGCTCGACACGCTGCTGGCCGGGCTCTCGAACCTCGAGTACCGCGGCTACGACTCCGCGGGCGTCGCCGTCTCGGGCGGGGAGCTGTCGGTCGCGAAGCGGTCGGGCGAGCTCGAGGCGCTCGAAACGGCGCTCGAAGGCGAATCGCTCCCCGGTACCGTCGGGATCGGGCACACGCGCTGGTCGACCCACGGGGCGCCGACCGACGAGAACGCTCACCCGCACACGGACTGCACGGACACTGTCGCCGTCGTCCACAACGGAATCATCGAGAACTACCAGTCGATCAAAGCGGAGCTCACTGCGTCGGGGCATACGTTCAGAAGTGAGACGGACACGGAGGTCGTCCCGCACCTGATCGAGACCTACCGCGCCGATGGAGCGTCCTTCGAGACGGCGTTCCGGCAGGCCGTGAGTCGGCTCGAAGGGAGCTACGCCATCGCGGCCGTGATCGAGGGGTCGGACACTGTCTACGCGGCGCGCAACGACTCGCCGCTAGTGCTCGGTGTCGCCGACGACGCGACGTACCTCGGCAGCGACGTCCCGGCGTTTCTGGAGTTCACGGATCGCGTGGTCTACCTCGAGGACGGCGAGGTGGCCGAACTCTCCCCCGACGGCTGGAGCGTGACGACGCTCGACGGCGAGCCCGTCGAGAAGGACGTCCGGACGGTCGACTGGGAGTCCGAGGAGACGGGCAAGAGCGGCTACGACCACTACATGCTCAAGGAGATCCACGAGCAGCCGCGGGCGCTCCGGCAGTGTCTGCAGGAGCGCGTCGACGAACTCTCCGGAACCGTGGATCTCGGTGACGATATCGCGACGGCAGTTCGGAGCGCCGAGTCGATCCAGCTCGTCGCCTGCGGGACCTCCTACCACGCGGCGCTGTACGCCGCGGAGCTGTTCCGCTCACAGGGCGTGCCCGCACAGGCGTTCATCGCCAGCGAGTACGTCACCTCGGCGCCGCCACACGACGAGGACACGCTCGTCGTCGGCATCACCCAGAGCGGGGAGACCGCTGACACGCTGAGCGCGCTCCGGGATGCTCAGCGCCGCGGCGTGGACACGCTCGCGGTGACGAACGTGGTCGGGAGTACCGCAGCGCGGGAGTGTGACGGCGTGCTGTACATTCGGTCGGGCCCCGAGATCGGCGTCGCTGCCACCAAGACGTTCTCCGCGCAGGTCGTCGCCGCGAACATGGTCGCGGCGGTGATGGGCAACGGCGGCACGAGCCACGAGTTCGTGAGCGCGCTGCGGGATCTGCCCGGGCAGGTGCAGACGGTGCTCGACGAGACCAACGCCGAGGCAGTGGCCGAGCGGTTCGTCGACTCGGACGCGTACTTCTTCATCGGCCGCGGCTACGACTACCCGGTCGCGATGGAGGGCGCGCTGAAGATGAAGGAGATCAGCTACAAGCACGCCGAGGGGTTCCCGGCCGGCGAGCTCAAACACGGGCCGCTGGCGCTGGTGACCGGGAACACGCCGGTCTTTGCTGTGGTGACCGGCGAGACGGGCTCGGAGAAGACCGTCGGGAACGTGAAGGAGGTCGAGGCGCGGAACGCGCCCGTGGTTGCAGTGACTGATGGACGGACTGACGTCGAGCGGTACGCGGACGAGGTGCTGGAGGTTCCGGAGACGGATCCGCGACTGGCGCCCGTGCTGGCGAACGTGCAACTGCAACTGGTCAGCTACCACGTCGCGAAGAAACTGGGTCGCAACATCGACAAACCGCGGAACCTCGCGAAGAGCGTGACGGTAGAGTAG
- a CDS encoding TrmB family transcriptional regulator codes for MSEDSSALLSALNLTEYEEQALESLLMLGQTTAPDLSEATGIPKARVYGVLDSLADNGYVKVIPGRPKQYQPKPPAEILDRAIESRRQEFESYRHELEDIREDFVETFQPLYESASEEVTPTEELFYVVDVGEPSEEETRQLYRTADNQIDIITKSFEYFETVEPTLVAALEDGCDVRILFLHPQHLSPDNRDIQQEIVEYINESYPAVETRFSEGLLPWRGTIIDPSMDYESGAAIMLVEEKDIPLHKRQAAVTENGSFVAGLERYFELLWTYESASSYSFEEDT; via the coding sequence ATGAGTGAAGATTCATCCGCGCTACTGTCGGCCCTCAACCTCACGGAGTACGAAGAACAGGCGCTCGAATCGCTTCTTATGCTGGGGCAGACAACCGCCCCGGACTTGTCAGAGGCGACCGGAATTCCGAAGGCACGTGTCTATGGTGTCCTTGACTCGCTAGCCGATAACGGGTATGTCAAAGTGATTCCTGGAAGGCCAAAACAATACCAACCGAAACCACCTGCGGAGATCCTCGACCGGGCAATCGAGTCGCGCCGGCAGGAGTTCGAATCGTATCGTCACGAACTTGAAGACATTCGGGAGGACTTCGTGGAGACGTTCCAGCCGCTATATGAATCTGCCAGCGAGGAAGTTACGCCCACGGAGGAGCTGTTCTACGTCGTTGATGTCGGCGAGCCTAGCGAGGAAGAGACGCGCCAGCTCTACCGGACTGCCGACAATCAGATCGACATCATCACGAAGAGCTTCGAGTATTTCGAAACGGTCGAGCCGACGTTGGTTGCAGCGCTCGAAGACGGATGTGATGTACGGATTCTATTCTTACATCCACAACATCTGTCTCCGGATAACCGAGATATCCAGCAGGAGATTGTCGAGTATATCAACGAGTCCTATCCGGCAGTAGAGACACGGTTCAGTGAGGGACTACTGCCGTGGCGGGGAACGATTATCGACCCGAGTATGGATTACGAATCGGGGGCGGCGATCATGCTCGTCGAGGAGAAGGATATCCCATTACACAAGCGCCAAGCGGCAGTTACGGAGAACGGATCGTTTGTCGCCGGACTCGAACGGTATTTCGAACTGCTGTGGACGTACGAGAGCGCTAGTTCGTATTCGTTTGAGGAGGATACCTAA
- a CDS encoding PIN domain-containing protein, producing the protein MKLLDTTFLIHYWGGVDDAADYLESHEDEEFLTTTLNLKEIAVGRRLQGKLDRAEILTTFDWVTLVPFDAEHAFVAAELEANLRQQSDINEDRINALAGDLLIAAVAKERNASVVTENTRDFALFDGVPVDTYR; encoded by the coding sequence ATGAAACTGCTTGATACGACGTTCCTGATCCACTACTGGGGCGGCGTGGACGACGCGGCCGACTACCTCGAGAGCCACGAGGACGAGGAGTTTCTTACGACGACGCTCAACCTCAAAGAGATCGCGGTCGGGCGTCGACTTCAGGGGAAACTCGATCGGGCGGAGATTCTGACCACGTTCGACTGGGTAACACTCGTCCCGTTTGACGCCGAACACGCCTTCGTCGCCGCCGAACTGGAAGCGAACCTTCGACAGCAGTCGGACATCAACGAAGACCGGATCAACGCGCTCGCGGGGGATCTCCTCATCGCCGCCGTCGCCAAGGAGCGAAACGCGTCGGTAGTTACCGAAAACACGCGTGATTTCGCACTGTTCGACGGCGTCCCCGTCGATACGTATCGGTGA
- a CDS encoding undecaprenyl-diphosphate phosphatase, translating to MARDLVVALVVGILQGIFEWLPISSEGNITIVLSALGRSPEAGVAFALFLHLGTALAATVYYREDIWAVLTLLPTWRPTNATEGEYATVTFLGIGTLVSGVVGIAAYVTLVDAVSELGGGLFVALVGVLLVLTGAFQYLSQNLVGDPRTPTPLDAVLVGVAQGVAILPGVSRSGMTTGTLLLRGHEGARAFRLSFLLAIPASVGGGLLGYLDTGLNTSLVAAGVALGAAAVVGYASIGALMRIVDELPFWSVCVGLGVLAIAGGVLVV from the coding sequence ATGGCTCGGGACCTCGTCGTCGCCCTTGTCGTCGGTATCCTGCAGGGCATCTTCGAGTGGCTGCCGATCTCCAGCGAGGGCAACATCACGATCGTCCTCTCCGCACTCGGGCGCTCGCCGGAGGCGGGCGTCGCATTCGCGCTGTTTCTCCACCTCGGGACCGCCCTCGCCGCGACGGTATACTACCGGGAGGATATCTGGGCGGTGCTCACGCTGCTGCCGACGTGGCGGCCGACCAACGCCACCGAGGGGGAGTACGCGACGGTCACGTTCCTCGGGATCGGGACGCTCGTCTCGGGCGTCGTCGGCATCGCGGCCTACGTGACGCTCGTCGACGCCGTCTCGGAGCTCGGCGGCGGGCTGTTCGTCGCGCTCGTCGGCGTCCTCCTGGTGCTCACCGGCGCGTTCCAGTACCTCTCGCAGAATCTCGTCGGGGATCCACGGACGCCGACCCCCCTCGACGCGGTGCTCGTCGGCGTCGCACAGGGCGTCGCCATCCTCCCCGGCGTCTCCCGTTCCGGGATGACGACCGGGACGCTGCTCCTCCGCGGTCACGAGGGGGCGCGGGCGTTCCGGCTCTCGTTCCTGCTCGCGATCCCGGCCTCCGTCGGCGGGGGCCTGCTCGGCTACCTCGACACGGGGCTGAACACGTCGCTGGTCGCCGCGGGGGTCGCACTCGGCGCGGCAGCCGTCGTGGGGTACGCCTCCATCGGCGCGCTGATGCGGATCGTCGACGAGCTCCCGTTCTGGAGCGTCTGTGTGGGGCTGGGTGTGCTCGCGATCGCCGGCGGCGTGCTGGTGGTGTAA
- a CDS encoding sugar phosphate nucleotidyltransferase: protein MDAVVLAAGEGERLAPLTESRPKPMLPAANRPILSYVFDTLVDAGVDSIAVVIGYERDHIRDHFGNTYRDTPLEYVVQEKQLGSGHALLQARDAVDGPFLVLNGDQIVDPGMVTDVRDAYDPAQEVGALGVIEQAAVVRYSTVSIADDVVTTVSETPDADSGLVNAGVYAFDGRIFDAIDATPRTDGELSLPVTLERVVTDDADGRLRAVRTDGLWLDATYAWDLLAVAEHLLDVEWIEGVTEDEGVWVADSAQVHDSAVLRAPVVVAPDAVVGPNAVVGPATSLGRNATVGANATISRSVLDVDTRVGPNCSLHEVVTGRAVDIGAGTVAPSGAADIPVAGQVVEGQSVGAVLADRVTAAGDNSFAPGAIVGTDASLGVGTHVVGRVSRGAEVVR, encoded by the coding sequence ATGGATGCTGTCGTTCTCGCGGCCGGGGAGGGCGAACGGCTGGCGCCGCTGACCGAGTCACGGCCCAAGCCGATGCTCCCCGCCGCGAACCGTCCGATCCTCTCGTACGTCTTCGATACGCTCGTCGACGCCGGCGTTGACTCGATCGCCGTCGTGATCGGCTACGAGCGCGACCACATTCGCGATCACTTCGGGAACACGTACCGGGATACGCCGCTCGAGTACGTCGTGCAGGAGAAGCAGTTGGGGAGCGGGCACGCACTGCTGCAGGCCCGCGACGCGGTCGATGGCCCGTTTCTCGTCCTCAATGGCGACCAGATCGTCGATCCGGGAATGGTCACCGACGTGCGGGACGCCTACGACCCCGCCCAGGAGGTCGGCGCGCTAGGCGTCATCGAACAGGCGGCTGTCGTCCGCTACAGCACCGTCTCGATCGCCGACGATGTCGTGACGACGGTCTCCGAGACCCCGGACGCCGACTCCGGCCTGGTAAACGCGGGCGTCTACGCGTTCGACGGGCGGATCTTCGACGCCATCGACGCGACGCCGCGGACCGACGGCGAACTCTCGCTGCCCGTGACGCTGGAACGAGTCGTCACCGACGACGCTGATGGGCGGCTGCGTGCGGTACGGACCGACGGCCTGTGGCTCGACGCGACGTACGCGTGGGACCTGCTCGCCGTCGCCGAACACCTCCTCGACGTCGAGTGGATCGAGGGTGTGACCGAGGACGAGGGCGTCTGGGTCGCCGACTCCGCGCAGGTGCACGACTCGGCCGTGCTTCGGGCACCGGTCGTCGTCGCCCCCGACGCGGTGGTCGGGCCGAACGCGGTGGTCGGGCCTGCAACGTCGCTCGGCCGGAACGCGACCGTCGGCGCGAACGCGACCATCTCCCGCTCGGTCCTCGACGTCGACACCCGCGTCGGGCCGAACTGCTCGCTGCACGAGGTCGTCACCGGCCGCGCGGTCGACATCGGCGCGGGGACCGTCGCACCGAGCGGTGCCGCGGACATCCCCGTCGCCGGGCAGGTCGTGGAGGGCCAGTCAGTCGGCGCGGTGCTCGCCGACCGCGTGACGGCTGCGGGCGACAACAGCTTCGCCCCGGGCGCGATCGTCGGCACCGACGCCTCGCTCGGCGTCGGCACGCACGTTGTCGGTCGCGTGTCCCGCGGCGCGGAGGTGGTGCGCTGA
- a CDS encoding nucleotidyltransferase domain-containing protein, with protein MTRQEGGPNETEQATVGLPIPAPEPSLFRHTATDDLLQLLVDNPYEQFTIRELSRLTDNAAQSVKRAVDVLEANGVVVAESEGNRRLIGINRTRVTKPDDPVLRIPQPEFHRPVRGALERIREGLGEIQGVLVFGSVASGQADRQSDIDLWVLADDRADQHRANELAKELGQERFDGDRYEFQILVETPESARSHAENLEDVFVGAITLMDSDTLRGLKHEVLSNA; from the coding sequence ATGACGAGACAAGAAGGCGGGCCCAACGAAACGGAGCAAGCAACCGTCGGGTTGCCGATCCCGGCTCCGGAGCCTAGCCTGTTCCGTCACACGGCTACCGACGATCTTCTCCAACTGCTGGTCGACAATCCCTACGAACAGTTCACGATCCGGGAGCTGAGTCGACTCACTGATAACGCGGCTCAGTCCGTGAAGCGGGCGGTCGACGTCCTCGAAGCCAACGGCGTCGTCGTCGCCGAGAGCGAGGGCAACCGCCGGCTCATCGGGATCAACCGAACTCGGGTGACGAAACCCGACGATCCCGTCCTTCGCATCCCGCAACCGGAGTTCCATCGCCCCGTTCGTGGGGCACTCGAACGAATCCGCGAGGGGTTGGGTGAGATTCAGGGCGTCCTCGTCTTCGGCAGCGTCGCCAGCGGGCAGGCCGACCGCCAGAGCGACATCGACCTCTGGGTGCTTGCTGACGACCGCGCCGACCAGCATCGCGCCAACGAACTCGCCAAAGAACTTGGACAGGAACGGTTCGACGGCGATCGTTACGAGTTCCAGATCCTCGTCGAGACGCCGGAGTCCGCTCGCAGCCACGCCGAGAACCTCGAAGACGTGTTCGTCGGCGCGATCACGCTGATGGACAGCGACACCCTTCGAGGCCTGAAGCACGAGGTGCTGAGCAATGCCTGA
- a CDS encoding antitoxin VapB family protein has translation MGTKTIGLREDAYERLKARKRESESFTDLVERLLEETTTDWREGFGTLSTGEMEALEDAVAESRDRTSQGLGDRQQCALDALANVDEETDETA, from the coding sequence ATGGGGACGAAGACCATCGGCCTCCGGGAGGACGCCTACGAGCGGCTGAAAGCGCGCAAGCGAGAGAGCGAGAGCTTCACCGACCTCGTCGAGCGCCTGCTCGAGGAGACCACCACGGACTGGCGTGAGGGGTTCGGCACGCTCTCCACGGGAGAGATGGAAGCGCTCGAAGACGCGGTCGCCGAGTCTCGCGACCGGACGAGCCAAGGATTGGGAGACCGCCAGCAGTGCGCGCTCGATGCGCTCGCGAACGTCGACGAGGAGACGGATGAAACTGCTTGA